Proteins from a genomic interval of Paenibacillus sp. FSL H8-0048:
- the carB gene encoding carbamoyl-phosphate synthase large subunit yields the protein MPKNNKLKKILVIGSGPIVIGQAAEFDYAGTQACQALKEEGVEVVLINSNPATIMTDTNMADKVYIEPITLDFVTGIIRQERPDGLLPTLGGQTGLNMAVELARAGVLEQENVKLLGTQLDSIEKAEDRDLFRELMRELDQPVPESAIITSVEEALGFASGIGYPLIVRPAYTLGGTGGGICDNEEELRETVKAGIRYSPIGQCLVEKSIAGMKEVEYEVMRDANDNCIVVCNMENFDPVGVHTGDSIVVAPSQTLSDREYQMLRSASLKIIRALNIEGGCNVQFALDPQSYQYYVIEVNPRVSRSSALASKATGYPIAKMAAKIALGYTLDEIVNPVTGQTYACFEPTLDYIVSKIPRWPFDKFTSANRKLGTQMKATGEVMAIGRTFEESIHKAIRSLEIGVHRFRLPGAELLEESVLRTRLAKADDERLFLIAEAFRRGYELQEIQDITNVDWWFLSKIEGLVKFEDELRAEETLSADTLYQAKRKGFTDRAIAEIRAEGRPGGAFTKESEVRVLRLQQGLVPVFKMVDTCAAEFEATTPYYYSTYETENEVIHSDKQKVIVLGSGPIRIGQGIEFDYSTVHAVWAIQNAGYEAVIINNNPETVSTDFNTSDRLYFEPLFFEDVMNVIAQENPIGVIVQFGGQTAINLAAPLAAAGVNILGTSLDSIDEAENRKKFEALLARLDIAQPKGKTVINIDEAVETAQSLGYPVLVRPSYVLGGRAMEIVYNDTELLSYMVEAVKVNPEHPVLIDRYMLGKEVEVDAICDGETVVIPGIMEHVERAGVHSGDSIAVYPPQYLDEGLKQKIAEITIKIAKELKTIGLVNIQFVIYQNEVYVIEVNPRSSRTVPFLSKVTGIPMANLATKIILGGKLKEDGYTEGLWPESDYVSVKVPVFSFAKLRRVEPTLGPEMKSTGEVMGRDKLYAKALYKGLIGAGMKIPATGAIIVTVADKDKAEAVELMKGFHAMGYKIIATGGTAAALEQAGLNVMNVNKLDEGEPTILDLIRGGQANFVFNTLTKGKTPERDGFRIRREAVENGVVCMTSLDTVTALLRMLQTINFSSQSMPAFVGQ from the coding sequence ATGCCTAAGAACAACAAACTCAAAAAAATTCTGGTTATCGGCTCCGGCCCGATCGTTATTGGTCAAGCTGCCGAATTCGACTATGCAGGCACACAGGCTTGCCAGGCCCTTAAGGAAGAGGGCGTCGAGGTTGTACTGATCAACAGTAACCCGGCGACGATTATGACCGATACCAATATGGCTGACAAAGTATACATCGAACCGATTACACTCGATTTCGTCACCGGCATTATCCGCCAGGAGCGTCCGGACGGACTGCTGCCGACCCTCGGCGGACAGACTGGTCTGAATATGGCCGTAGAGCTGGCCCGCGCCGGAGTCCTGGAGCAGGAGAATGTGAAGCTGCTGGGCACCCAGCTCGACTCCATCGAGAAAGCAGAGGACCGGGACTTGTTCCGCGAGCTGATGCGCGAGCTGGATCAGCCAGTACCGGAAAGTGCAATCATCACCAGTGTGGAAGAAGCCCTGGGCTTCGCATCCGGAATCGGTTATCCGCTGATCGTTCGTCCTGCTTACACGCTGGGCGGAACCGGAGGCGGGATCTGCGACAACGAAGAAGAGCTGCGTGAGACCGTTAAGGCGGGTATCCGTTACAGCCCGATTGGCCAATGTCTGGTCGAGAAGAGCATCGCCGGAATGAAGGAAGTCGAGTATGAGGTTATGCGTGATGCGAACGACAACTGTATCGTAGTCTGCAACATGGAGAACTTTGATCCGGTTGGCGTACATACGGGCGACAGTATCGTTGTGGCGCCGAGCCAGACGCTGTCCGACCGTGAATATCAGATGCTGCGCAGTGCTTCCCTGAAGATTATCCGCGCGCTGAATATTGAAGGCGGCTGTAATGTTCAGTTCGCACTGGACCCGCAGAGCTACCAGTACTACGTGATTGAAGTGAACCCGCGTGTCAGCCGCTCCTCGGCGCTGGCGTCGAAGGCGACCGGCTATCCGATTGCCAAGATGGCGGCCAAGATTGCCCTCGGCTATACGCTGGATGAAATCGTCAATCCGGTAACCGGCCAGACGTATGCCTGCTTCGAGCCTACACTCGACTATATCGTCAGCAAAATCCCGCGCTGGCCGTTCGACAAATTCACCTCGGCGAACCGCAAGCTGGGCACACAGATGAAGGCGACCGGTGAGGTCATGGCGATTGGCCGTACCTTTGAAGAGTCGATTCACAAGGCGATCCGCTCGCTGGAGATCGGTGTTCACCGTTTCCGCCTGCCGGGAGCAGAGCTGCTGGAAGAGAGTGTGCTGCGCACCAGACTGGCCAAAGCCGATGATGAGCGCCTGTTCCTGATCGCGGAAGCCTTCCGCCGCGGCTATGAGCTGCAGGAGATTCAGGATATTACGAATGTGGACTGGTGGTTCCTCTCCAAGATCGAAGGACTTGTCAAGTTCGAGGATGAGCTGCGGGCTGAAGAGACCTTGTCTGCTGACACGCTGTATCAGGCCAAGCGCAAGGGCTTCACAGACCGGGCAATTGCCGAGATCCGTGCCGAAGGCCGTCCAGGCGGAGCATTCACCAAGGAGTCAGAGGTACGTGTGCTGCGTCTGCAGCAGGGTCTGGTTCCGGTATTCAAAATGGTAGATACCTGCGCCGCTGAATTTGAGGCCACTACGCCGTACTACTACTCGACCTATGAGACAGAGAATGAGGTCATCCATTCCGACAAGCAGAAGGTTATTGTCCTCGGCTCCGGTCCAATCCGTATCGGCCAGGGGATTGAATTTGACTACTCCACAGTGCATGCCGTGTGGGCGATTCAGAATGCCGGATACGAAGCTGTAATTATCAATAACAATCCAGAGACCGTATCAACGGATTTCAATACCTCGGACCGCTTGTATTTTGAACCGCTGTTCTTCGAGGATGTCATGAACGTCATTGCCCAGGAGAATCCGATAGGAGTCATCGTACAGTTCGGCGGACAGACCGCGATTAACCTGGCTGCACCGCTTGCTGCTGCGGGTGTGAACATTCTGGGTACCAGCCTGGACAGCATTGATGAAGCCGAGAACCGCAAGAAGTTCGAAGCGCTGCTGGCCCGTCTGGATATCGCACAACCTAAGGGTAAGACTGTAATCAACATCGATGAAGCCGTCGAAACTGCGCAATCCCTCGGTTATCCGGTGCTGGTTCGTCCATCGTATGTCCTGGGCGGACGCGCCATGGAGATTGTTTACAACGACACAGAGCTGCTCAGCTACATGGTTGAAGCGGTCAAAGTGAATCCGGAGCATCCGGTGCTGATCGACCGTTACATGCTGGGCAAGGAAGTGGAAGTGGACGCCATCTGCGACGGAGAGACAGTTGTAATTCCGGGCATCATGGAGCATGTGGAACGCGCAGGGGTTCACTCCGGCGACTCCATCGCTGTCTACCCGCCGCAATATCTGGATGAAGGTCTGAAGCAGAAGATTGCCGAGATTACCATCAAGATTGCCAAGGAGCTCAAGACCATCGGTCTGGTGAACATCCAGTTCGTTATTTATCAGAATGAAGTGTATGTCATTGAGGTCAACCCGCGCTCCTCGCGCACGGTTCCGTTCCTGAGCAAGGTAACCGGTATTCCGATGGCGAACCTGGCGACCAAGATCATTCTGGGCGGCAAGCTGAAGGAAGACGGGTACACAGAAGGCCTGTGGCCGGAGAGCGATTATGTGTCGGTAAAAGTGCCGGTGTTCTCTTTTGCCAAGCTGCGCAGAGTAGAGCCTACGCTCGGACCGGAGATGAAATCTACGGGTGAGGTTATGGGCCGCGACAAGCTGTATGCCAAGGCGCTCTATAAAGGCCTGATCGGTGCAGGAATGAAGATTCCGGCTACCGGAGCAATCATCGTAACCGTAGCCGACAAAGACAAGGCTGAAGCGGTTGAGCTGATGAAGGGCTTCCATGCCATGGGCTACAAAATCATCGCCACCGGCGGTACAGCAGCGGCGCTGGAGCAGGCGGGACTGAACGTGATGAACGTTAACAAGCTGGATGAGGGCGAGCCGACTATTCTGGATCTGATCCGCGGCGGTCAAGCGAACTTCGTCTTCAATACACTGACCAAGGGCAAAACGCCTGAGCGTGACGGATTCCGCATCCGCCGTGAAGCGGTAGAGAACGGAGTCGTATGTATGACCTCGCTCGATACGGTAACGGCGCTGCTGAGAATGCTGCAGACGATTAACTTCTCGTCCCAGTCGATGCCTGCTTTTGTCGGACAATAA
- the pyrF gene encoding orotidine-5'-phosphate decarboxylase, whose product MERTAAEQQHVHENAWQIEKWNEMAGRLMVALDYPNADQARALIEQLEGIPCYMKVGMQLFYAAGPDFIRELKERGYSVFLDVKMHDIPNTVRGGAESLAGLGVDMFNVHAAGGAAMMAAALEGAAQAVSLKPSLHMPLIIAVTQLTSTSQEVMNREIGIAGTVTDAVVRYAKLAAEAGLHGVVASPQESLVIAEACGPEFRTVTPGIRPAGASLDDQSRVMTPGQAIRQGSHYLVVGRPITAAPDPRTAALTIIEEMSQA is encoded by the coding sequence ATGGAACGGACAGCAGCAGAGCAGCAGCACGTACATGAGAATGCTTGGCAGATTGAGAAATGGAATGAAATGGCCGGACGGCTGATGGTCGCCCTGGATTACCCGAATGCAGACCAGGCGCGGGCGCTGATCGAACAGCTCGAAGGCATCCCCTGTTACATGAAGGTAGGCATGCAGCTGTTCTATGCAGCCGGTCCAGACTTCATCCGGGAGCTGAAGGAGCGCGGATATTCGGTATTCCTTGATGTCAAAATGCACGATATCCCCAACACGGTCCGGGGCGGGGCAGAGAGCCTAGCCGGGCTGGGCGTGGACATGTTCAACGTACATGCCGCCGGTGGCGCAGCCATGATGGCGGCTGCGCTGGAAGGAGCGGCCCAGGCGGTCAGCTTGAAGCCGTCGCTGCACATGCCGCTGATCATTGCAGTAACCCAGCTTACCAGCACCAGCCAGGAAGTGATGAACCGCGAAATCGGCATAGCCGGAACAGTGACTGATGCAGTGGTGCGTTACGCCAAGCTCGCCGCAGAAGCAGGCCTGCATGGAGTCGTAGCTTCCCCACAGGAATCTCTGGTGATTGCAGAAGCCTGCGGACCCGAATTCCGTACGGTTACACCAGGTATCCGGCCTGCAGGTGCGTCACTAGACGACCAGTCCCGGGTCATGACACCCGGACAGGCTATCCGTCAAGGCAGCCACTACCTGGTAGTGGGCCGGCCGATTACCGCAGCGCCAGACCCGCGTACGGCAGCACTGACTATTATTGAGGAGATGAGCCAAGCATGA
- the pyrE gene encoding orotate phosphoribosyltransferase gives MSILENRSEQVASHLLEIGAVALRPQEPFTWTSGIKSPIYCDNRLTMAFPAVRNYIAEAFAELIRTSYPDAEVIAGTATAGIPHAAWVADKLGLPMAYIRDKAKGHGKQNQIEGLITPGQKVVVIEDLISTGGSSIKAAQAVQEAGGLPLAVLAIFSYELDRAVQAFAAAELPLQSLSNYSTLINVALAQGKIAESDVALLQSWRQDPAAFGV, from the coding sequence ATGAGCATATTAGAGAATCGAAGTGAACAGGTCGCAAGTCATCTGCTGGAGATCGGAGCGGTAGCCCTGCGCCCGCAGGAGCCGTTCACCTGGACCTCCGGCATCAAATCGCCGATCTACTGCGACAACCGTCTGACCATGGCTTTCCCGGCAGTCCGCAATTACATTGCGGAGGCCTTCGCAGAGCTGATCAGAACCAGCTACCCGGACGCCGAGGTGATTGCCGGGACAGCAACCGCCGGTATCCCGCATGCGGCCTGGGTGGCCGATAAGCTCGGTCTCCCGATGGCTTACATCCGTGACAAGGCCAAAGGCCACGGCAAGCAGAACCAGATCGAAGGACTGATCACGCCCGGGCAGAAGGTCGTCGTGATCGAGGACCTGATCTCCACTGGCGGCAGCTCCATAAAAGCCGCACAGGCCGTACAAGAAGCAGGCGGCCTCCCGCTGGCCGTGCTGGCTATCTTCAGCTACGAGCTCGACCGCGCCGTACAGGCTTTCGCCGCTGCCGAGCTTCCGCTCCAGAGCTTGTCTAACTACAGCACGCTGATTAATGTGGCGCTGGCCCAAGGCAAAATCGCTGAGAGCGATGTAGCGCTGCTGCAATCCTGGCGCCAGGACCCTGCGGCGTTTGGCGTGTAG